The following proteins come from a genomic window of Micavibrio aeruginosavorus EPB:
- the smc gene encoding chromosome segregation protein SMC — MVHFKRVRMNGFKSFVEKTDVDIVQGLTGVVGPNGCGKSNLVEAIRWSMGETSSKRMRGGSGSMEDVIFNGTANRPRRSFAEVTVILDNSDRSAPPQYAECDEIEVVRRIERDHGSSYKINGKPVRARDVQLLYADMMSGASSPFLISQGKMTQMITAKPAERRVLLEEAAGITGLYARRHEAELRLRATDNNLKRVEDVLGGMDTRLNSLKKQARQASKYRTLATQIRQLEVMIATLDYRNAYSQLREIERVYGEAESLVAERLLVVTGLTETQNSQSQDLPDLRMKDAEFAASLQTQKLALQRLEDEEQRLSNEIRESKAQLDQAQLDHAHETTTLTENTTIIERLDAEEATLKADHENEGAKLQEKEAQKDARDAEVSRLEEKLQTLTEQFADVRARRQSLENQINADRNRLEQLRDRLARVETQLAEKQETLRAGDQATPLREALEILEKTAETLRAAMQSLESNLTESRSKLDTTRETFQQKQREKGKLDAEIATLTEIVEAYAEGNFKPVLEDISADEGFETALSKALGDALMASLDESAPVVWKIRNVTDLPALPAGMSALEPHIKAPAAVKLALSQIGVVESEDEGHAISQQLKPGQALVSRDGAYWRWDGLYMKATAADRHAIQLKQKNRLAELVVMVAPLEAELAAAKIAFEEVQAKVETLQTERRETQNTLQSTDQDIRIKRSELNRAIESQSALQAELAKLEEALSQARIDSEALEQRVAENASELDTFDEVAMAAQQEEIETLRAELVTARESMHDAIRELEQVRQEHARRASRLQAIEYERTSLQNRCARATERLAELSEREQTLTQKIESLQQRPGEIRDIKERLLSRIAEIESEKSVISDQLAAAESDLNDTNKALKSAENDLTEAKERRAHAQATVAARQQQIETIIQQIRDQFDMTPEELSTQAEIDPENPPVLEQMRHEREKAVRDRDMIGPVNLRADVEAEELETELGTMLKERDDLAQAIDELRSAINTLNKEARERLNTAFNQVNTYFQQMFTRLFGGGSAHLSLIEADDPLQAGLEIFAQPPGKVLQSLTLLSGGEQTLTATALIFAIFMTNPSPICVLDEVDAPLDDANVDRFCDVLTEFAAKGETRFILITHHRLTMARMDRLYGVTMAERGVSQLVSVDLNKQLDFLDEAA, encoded by the coding sequence ATGGTTCATTTTAAACGCGTCCGTATGAACGGCTTTAAATCCTTCGTTGAGAAAACCGACGTTGATATCGTTCAGGGTTTGACCGGCGTTGTTGGCCCGAACGGGTGCGGTAAATCCAACCTGGTCGAAGCCATTCGCTGGTCCATGGGTGAAACATCGTCCAAACGCATGCGCGGCGGGTCCGGCAGCATGGAAGACGTGATTTTCAACGGGACCGCAAACCGCCCGCGCCGTTCTTTCGCTGAAGTGACCGTTATTCTGGACAACTCCGATCGTTCGGCCCCGCCGCAATACGCGGAATGTGACGAGATCGAGGTCGTGCGTCGTATCGAGCGCGACCATGGGTCCAGCTATAAAATCAACGGCAAGCCGGTGCGTGCGCGCGACGTGCAATTGCTGTATGCGGACATGATGTCCGGTGCGTCATCCCCGTTCCTGATCTCTCAGGGCAAGATGACCCAGATGATCACGGCAAAACCGGCGGAACGCCGCGTCCTGCTGGAAGAAGCCGCTGGGATTACGGGTCTGTACGCCCGCCGCCACGAGGCTGAACTGCGCCTGCGCGCGACCGACAACAACCTGAAACGCGTTGAAGACGTTTTAGGCGGTATGGATACCCGCTTGAACAGCCTGAAAAAACAAGCGCGTCAGGCCAGCAAATATCGCACTCTGGCCACCCAGATCCGCCAGTTGGAAGTGATGATCGCCACGCTGGATTACCGCAACGCTTATTCCCAATTGCGTGAGATTGAGCGTGTGTACGGCGAAGCCGAAAGCCTGGTGGCTGAACGCCTGCTGGTTGTGACCGGCCTGACCGAAACGCAGAACAGCCAGTCGCAAGACCTGCCCGATCTGCGCATGAAAGATGCTGAATTCGCAGCCTCCCTGCAGACGCAGAAACTGGCTCTGCAACGTCTGGAAGACGAAGAGCAGCGCCTGTCCAATGAAATTCGTGAATCCAAGGCCCAACTGGATCAAGCCCAGTTGGACCACGCGCACGAAACCACGACGCTGACCGAAAACACCACGATCATCGAACGTCTGGACGCCGAAGAAGCCACGCTGAAAGCCGATCATGAAAATGAAGGCGCAAAGCTGCAGGAAAAAGAAGCGCAGAAAGACGCACGCGATGCCGAAGTCAGCCGCCTGGAAGAAAAACTGCAAACGCTGACCGAGCAATTTGCCGATGTCCGCGCCCGTCGCCAAAGCCTGGAAAACCAGATCAATGCCGACCGCAACCGTCTGGAACAACTGCGTGACCGTCTGGCTCGCGTTGAAACCCAACTGGCGGAAAAGCAGGAAACCCTGCGCGCCGGTGACCAAGCAACACCGTTGCGTGAAGCGCTGGAAATCCTGGAAAAAACGGCTGAAACATTGCGCGCCGCGATGCAATCGCTGGAAAGCAACCTGACGGAATCCCGCTCCAAACTGGACACCACACGCGAAACCTTCCAACAGAAGCAACGCGAAAAAGGCAAGCTGGACGCGGAAATCGCGACACTGACCGAAATTGTTGAGGCTTATGCCGAAGGCAATTTCAAACCGGTTCTGGAAGATATCAGCGCCGATGAAGGTTTCGAAACCGCCCTGTCCAAAGCCTTGGGCGATGCGCTGATGGCATCGCTGGATGAAAGCGCACCGGTGGTTTGGAAAATCCGTAACGTCACCGATCTGCCCGCCCTGCCCGCTGGCATGTCCGCGCTGGAGCCACACATTAAGGCCCCGGCGGCTGTAAAACTGGCCCTGTCACAAATCGGTGTTGTTGAAAGTGAAGACGAAGGCCACGCGATCAGCCAACAGCTGAAACCGGGGCAGGCCTTGGTGTCCCGCGACGGTGCGTACTGGCGTTGGGACGGCCTGTATATGAAGGCCACCGCCGCCGACCGCCATGCGATCCAGTTGAAACAGAAAAACCGTCTGGCCGAACTGGTCGTGATGGTTGCACCACTGGAAGCCGAACTGGCCGCCGCAAAAATCGCGTTTGAAGAGGTTCAGGCCAAAGTCGAAACCCTGCAAACCGAACGCCGCGAAACGCAAAACACCCTGCAATCCACGGATCAGGATATTCGCATCAAGCGTTCGGAACTGAACCGCGCGATTGAATCCCAATCCGCATTGCAGGCCGAACTGGCAAAACTGGAAGAAGCCTTGTCCCAGGCCCGGATCGATTCCGAAGCTTTGGAACAACGCGTCGCCGAAAACGCCAGCGAACTGGATACATTCGACGAAGTGGCCATGGCCGCACAGCAGGAAGAAATTGAAACTCTGCGTGCCGAATTGGTAACCGCGCGTGAATCCATGCACGACGCCATTCGTGAACTGGAACAGGTGCGTCAGGAACATGCCCGCCGCGCATCCCGTTTGCAGGCGATCGAATATGAACGCACATCCCTGCAAAACCGTTGCGCCCGCGCGACCGAACGTCTGGCGGAACTGAGCGAGCGTGAACAAACGCTGACGCAGAAAATTGAATCTCTGCAACAGCGCCCGGGCGAAATCCGCGATATCAAGGAACGCCTGCTGTCCCGTATCGCCGAAATTGAATCGGAAAAGAGCGTGATCAGCGACCAATTGGCCGCCGCTGAATCCGATTTGAACGATACGAACAAGGCCCTGAAATCTGCTGAAAACGATCTGACCGAAGCAAAAGAACGCCGGGCCCACGCCCAGGCCACCGTTGCCGCGCGTCAGCAACAAATCGAAACCATCATTCAGCAGATCCGCGACCAGTTCGACATGACACCGGAAGAACTGTCCACCCAGGCCGAGATCGATCCGGAAAACCCGCCGGTTCTGGAGCAAATGCGCCATGAACGTGAAAAGGCTGTTCGTGACCGTGACATGATCGGTCCGGTCAACCTGCGCGCTGATGTTGAGGCCGAAGAGCTGGAAACCGAACTGGGCACCATGCTGAAGGAACGCGACGATCTGGCCCAGGCCATCGACGAACTGCGTTCTGCAATCAACACGTTGAACAAGGAAGCCCGTGAACGCCTGAACACCGCGTTTAATCAGGTCAACACATACTTCCAGCAAATGTTCACCCGCCTGTTTGGTGGTGGCAGTGCGCACTTGTCCCTGATCGAAGCGGATGACCCGTTGCAAGCCGGTCTGGAAATCTTCGCCCAGCCGCCGGGTAAAGTTCTGCAATCCCTGACCCTGCTGTCGGGTGGTGAACAGACATTGACGGCCACGGCGCTGATCTTCGCGATCTTCATGACCAACCCGTCGCCGATCTGCGTACTGGACGAGGTGGACGCCCCGCTGGATGACGCCAACGTTGATCGTTTCTGTGACGTGTTGACCGAATTCGCGGCCAAGGGCGAAACCCGTTTCATCCTGATCACCCACCACCGCCTGACCATGGCGCGGATGGATCGTCTGTACGGGGTGACCATGGCCGAACGCGGTGTATCGCAACTGGTCTCGGTCGATCTGAACAAACAGCTCGACTTCCTGGATGAAGCCGCGTGA
- a CDS encoding F0F1 ATP synthase subunit A, with translation MADPLHQFVVTPIIPIEIGGVDLSFTNASLWMVIGAVVSTLFLSMSMKRKALVPSRAQAMAEMVYEFVANMVRENIGSAGRQYFPLIFTLFIVVLMGNLLGLIPYSFTYTSHLIVTGALAILVFLTVLLIGVFRHGMHFFSLFVPPGVPLWLFPLIIPIELISFLIRPVTLSVRLFANMMAGHLMLKVFAGFSVAMFAALGAKGILPGLLPMAFNTVLTAFELLVALIHAYVFAVLSCIYLKDTVDLHH, from the coding sequence GTGGCCGATCCGCTTCACCAGTTTGTAGTAACCCCAATCATTCCGATTGAAATCGGCGGGGTTGATCTGTCCTTTACCAACGCATCCCTGTGGATGGTGATTGGTGCGGTTGTCTCGACTCTGTTCCTGAGCATGAGCATGAAACGCAAAGCGCTGGTTCCCAGCCGTGCGCAGGCGATGGCCGAAATGGTTTACGAATTTGTCGCGAACATGGTGCGCGAAAATATCGGGTCCGCCGGCCGTCAATATTTCCCGCTGATTTTTACCCTGTTCATTGTTGTTCTGATGGGTAACCTGCTGGGTCTGATCCCTTACTCCTTCACCTACACCAGCCACCTGATCGTTACGGGCGCGCTGGCCATTCTGGTGTTTTTGACTGTGCTGCTGATTGGCGTGTTCCGTCATGGCATGCACTTCTTCTCTCTGTTCGTGCCGCCGGGTGTTCCGCTGTGGCTGTTCCCGCTGATCATTCCGATTGAATTGATCTCGTTCCTGATCCGTCCGGTGACGCTGTCCGTTCGTTTGTTCGCAAACATGATGGCCGGTCACTTGATGTTGAAAGTGTTCGCTGGCTTCAGCGTGGCCATGTTTGCCGCACTGGGTGCCAAGGGCATTCTGCCGGGGCTGTTGCCGATGGCATTTAATACCGTTCTGACCGCGTTCGAACTGTTGGTGGCCTTGATCCACGCTTATGTGTTCGCGGTGCTGAGCTGTATTTATCTGAAGGATACCGTTGATCTGCACCACTAA
- a CDS encoding F0F1 ATP synthase subunit B family protein, with the protein MEQLLHDTNFWVLISFTLFVVLVFKSAKTAILGKLDGRIAQIRTDIETAENLRVEAQELLAQYQRKQRDAQNEAEAIIANARNHAAEIRKTAETDLHEMIDRKEKQLTDRLKRMEDSAKAEIRAYASELAVKATAEIIANRLDDAGNARLVDQAIKTLPSNMN; encoded by the coding sequence ATGGAACAATTGTTACACGATACAAATTTCTGGGTTCTGATTTCCTTCACCCTGTTTGTGGTGCTGGTCTTCAAATCCGCGAAAACGGCAATCCTCGGCAAGCTGGATGGCCGGATTGCGCAAATCCGCACCGATATTGAAACCGCCGAAAACCTGCGCGTCGAAGCACAGGAATTGCTGGCCCAGTATCAGCGCAAACAACGCGACGCCCAGAACGAAGCCGAAGCGATTATTGCCAATGCGCGCAACCACGCCGCCGAGATCCGCAAAACCGCCGAAACTGACCTGCACGAAATGATCGACCGCAAGGAAAAGCAACTGACCGACCGCCTGAAACGGATGGAAGACAGTGCCAAGGCCGAAATTCGTGCCTATGCGTCCGAACTGGCCGTTAAAGCCACGGCGGAAATCATTGCCAACCGTTTGGATGACGCTGGTAACGCCCGTTTGGTTGACCAGGCGATTAAAACCCTGCCGTCGAATATGAACTAA
- a CDS encoding F0F1 ATP synthase subunit B family protein encodes MQRTLLEKMIWMMGTAATALACAMMFGIRTVFAATDAAHGADHGGGSGGLPQFDPSSFSSQVFWMLLTFAVLYLVFARRVLPKISSVIENRNEHVSGDRNTAQRLTDEAEAVQAAYEASLNHARAEAARISLETEAGIKANFEAALAAAAEKADREIAALDARLNTGKQDAMNEMNTIAAEVAAAAAQKLVGIETNIDQAKTVVNKLAKAA; translated from the coding sequence ATGCAACGTACCTTGCTTGAAAAAATGATCTGGATGATGGGCACCGCCGCGACCGCTCTGGCATGCGCGATGATGTTTGGCATCCGGACCGTTTTTGCTGCAACCGATGCCGCACATGGTGCAGACCATGGCGGCGGCAGCGGCGGCCTGCCACAGTTCGATCCCTCATCTTTCAGCAGCCAGGTTTTCTGGATGCTGTTGACCTTTGCCGTTCTGTATTTGGTGTTCGCACGCCGAGTTCTGCCAAAGATTTCCAGCGTGATCGAAAACCGGAACGAACATGTTTCGGGCGACCGCAACACCGCCCAACGCCTGACGGACGAAGCCGAAGCCGTTCAAGCTGCTTATGAAGCCAGCCTGAACCACGCCCGCGCCGAAGCCGCCCGGATCAGCCTGGAAACCGAAGCCGGCATCAAAGCAAACTTCGAAGCCGCTCTGGCTGCAGCCGCAGAAAAAGCAGATCGTGAAATTGCCGCTCTGGACGCCCGCCTGAACACCGGGAAACAGGACGCAATGAACGAAATGAACACCATTGCCGCCGAAGTGGCCGCCGCCGCCGCCCAGAAACTGGTCGGGATTGAAACCAACATTGATCAGGCCAAAACGGTCGTCAACAAACTGGCCAAAGCCGCGTAA
- a CDS encoding AtpZ/AtpI family protein yields MSNDNHTEPDHERLKALSDTLANMKAKEDAESARQAGIRKDADNMSNGVRAGAELVTCMAAGGLIGWGLDKWLETQPIFLIIFLLAGIFTGFWEVYRITQNAGAAVGFARLHQDEKTVRKPAEKD; encoded by the coding sequence GTGAGCAACGACAACCACACCGAACCCGACCATGAACGGTTGAAAGCCCTGTCCGACACCTTGGCCAACATGAAGGCCAAGGAAGACGCAGAATCAGCCCGCCAGGCCGGAATCCGCAAAGATGCCGATAATATGAGCAACGGCGTCCGCGCCGGGGCCGAACTGGTCACCTGCATGGCGGCCGGGGGGCTGATTGGATGGGGTTTGGATAAATGGCTGGAAACCCAGCCCATTTTCCTGATTATCTTCCTTTTGGCCGGTATTTTCACCGGTTTCTGGGAAGTTTACCGTATAACCCAGAACGCCGGGGCCGCCGTTGGATTTGCAAGGTTGCATCAGGACGAAAAAACGGTTAGAAAACCCGCGGAAAAAGACTGA
- a CDS encoding nicotinate-nucleotide adenylyltransferase has protein sequence MSYITEPHLLDGPRWAGMRVGLLGGSFNPPHAGHVHNARVALAALKLDYVWWMVTPQNPYKSNGETMSYAARIAACRTMTAQHPKMVVCGLEGDLGLTRTIDTLEMLKTRFERTDFVLLTGFDIVQTIHTWRHWRDIPKLVATAHVARPPALDLVKRAPLRRLPVRNRTVPDSATSAPLEPRNRFYLLHTRMVDLSSTKIRNKTE, from the coding sequence ATGTCCTATATCACCGAACCGCATTTGCTGGACGGTCCCCGCTGGGCGGGGATGCGGGTTGGGTTATTGGGCGGGTCGTTCAATCCACCCCATGCCGGCCATGTTCACAATGCGCGCGTGGCGCTGGCGGCCCTGAAACTGGATTATGTCTGGTGGATGGTGACGCCGCAAAACCCCTATAAATCGAATGGCGAGACGATGAGCTATGCCGCCCGCATCGCCGCCTGCCGCACCATGACCGCCCAGCACCCCAAAATGGTGGTTTGTGGGTTGGAGGGCGATCTGGGTCTGACCCGCACCATTGATACGCTGGAGATGCTGAAAACCCGTTTTGAACGAACCGATTTTGTCCTGCTGACCGGATTTGACATTGTTCAGACCATCCACACCTGGCGGCATTGGCGGGATATCCCGAAATTGGTCGCCACGGCCCATGTGGCCCGCCCGCCGGCGTTGGATCTGGTCAAACGCGCCCCGCTACGCCGTCTGCCGGTTCGGAACCGAACCGTGCCCGATTCTGCCACATCGGCCCCGCTGGAGCCCCGGAACCGGTTCTATTTATTACACACACGCATGGTCGACCTATCCTCAACAAAAATACGAAATAAGACAGAATAA
- a CDS encoding murein hydrolase activator EnvC family protein gives MIRLMKHITGTVMVLLFLSVAGTLPARSETAPMPGRKAEALDQLNTRLKQEEARAAEMKQKAESAEDDLKSTRDEMSTLTAEVQAAESAMTKIETRIKKLQAEKDALTSRLEKDYGSISELILALQRIRRVPTETLIMRPGAPLETAQSAMLLQGILPAINTRVETVTADLNHLEDLRTSLEKDRKIAQDASADLKDKQAKLKTLLAKRESLYRQSQSDYKDQSEAVARMATEAKNLQDLMSKIQQAERQAAAQRTAQAKASAAKPFRKNAPKNDGDLPKAGDGRMPASGTILVHFGENDNIGAKSEGLKLKTRPGAVVSAPMGGIVRFTGQFKNYGNMVIIEHQKGYHSLVAGMSRIDTVVGRRLNAGEPVGSMGSGGSGTLYYELRHDGKPVDPSRKIPGLS, from the coding sequence ATGATCCGCCTTATGAAGCACATCACCGGGACCGTTATGGTCCTTTTGTTTTTATCCGTGGCTGGCACCCTGCCCGCACGCAGTGAAACCGCACCCATGCCGGGGCGCAAGGCCGAGGCGCTGGACCAACTCAACACGCGCCTGAAACAGGAAGAAGCACGCGCGGCGGAGATGAAGCAAAAAGCTGAATCTGCCGAAGATGATTTAAAATCCACCCGCGATGAAATGAGCACGCTCACCGCCGAGGTTCAGGCCGCGGAAAGCGCCATGACCAAAATTGAAACGCGGATCAAAAAATTACAGGCGGAAAAAGACGCGCTGACATCCCGTTTGGAAAAGGATTATGGGTCGATTTCGGAGCTGATCCTGGCGCTGCAACGCATTCGCCGCGTGCCCACGGAAACATTGATTATGCGCCCCGGCGCACCGCTGGAAACCGCACAAAGCGCGATGTTGTTACAAGGTATATTGCCCGCCATCAACACGCGCGTTGAAACGGTCACCGCCGATTTGAACCACCTCGAAGATCTGCGCACATCGTTGGAAAAAGACCGCAAGATCGCACAGGATGCCTCCGCCGATTTGAAGGACAAACAGGCCAAGTTAAAAACGCTGCTCGCCAAACGCGAAAGCCTGTACCGCCAAAGCCAGAGTGATTACAAAGACCAGAGCGAAGCCGTCGCCCGCATGGCCACCGAAGCCAAAAACCTGCAGGATTTGATGAGCAAGATCCAGCAAGCCGAGCGACAGGCCGCAGCACAACGCACCGCGCAGGCCAAGGCCAGCGCCGCCAAGCCTTTCCGTAAAAACGCTCCCAAAAATGACGGTGATTTACCGAAAGCTGGCGACGGACGTATGCCGGCCAGTGGCACCATTCTGGTCCATTTCGGGGAAAACGATAATATCGGCGCAAAAAGTGAAGGTTTGAAGTTAAAAACCCGGCCCGGTGCCGTTGTGTCCGCGCCCATGGGCGGGATTGTCCGCTTCACCGGGCAATTCAAAAATTACGGTAATATGGTCATCATCGAGCACCAGAAAGGGTACCACAGTCTGGTTGCAGGAATGTCCAGAATTGATACAGTGGTTGGACGCCGCCTGAACGCTGGAGAACCTGTGGGATCTATGGGATCCGGTGGTTCTGGCACGCTTTATTACGAATTACGCCATGATGGCAAACCCGTTGATCCGTCCCGAAAAATTCCGGGCCTCAGCTAA
- a CDS encoding 23S rRNA (pseudouridine(1915)-N(3))-methyltransferase RlmH, with translation MFHIDIIAVGRMKQDPFAALWADYAKRCAWKINLIELDGKSTADEHRKISEKITRDGTYTIMLDERGKAMRSLNFARKLEGLSADGTTKIRFIIGGADGLSDELRKSADFLLSFGVQTWPHMLVRVMLIEQIYRAQQIIAGHPYHRES, from the coding sequence ATGTTCCATATTGATATCATTGCCGTCGGGCGTATGAAGCAAGACCCGTTTGCCGCCCTGTGGGCCGATTACGCGAAACGCTGCGCATGGAAGATCAACCTGATCGAACTGGACGGCAAATCCACCGCCGACGAACACCGCAAAATTTCCGAAAAAATCACACGTGATGGCACCTACACCATCATGCTGGACGAACGCGGCAAAGCCATGCGCAGTCTGAATTTCGCCCGCAAGCTGGAAGGCCTGTCGGCGGACGGCACGACCAAGATCCGCTTTATTATCGGGGGCGCGGACGGGCTGTCGGATGAACTGCGAAAATCTGCGGATTTTCTGCTTTCTTTTGGTGTTCAGACTTGGCCCCACATGCTGGTCCGCGTTATGCTGATCGAACAGATTTACCGGGCCCAGCAGATTATTGCCGGGCACCCCTATCACCGGGAATCCTGA
- a CDS encoding ATP synthase subunit C family protein, protein MELEAAKLIAAALALMPIIGVGLGLGMIFSSYNEAVGRNPGASELLDKKFFLTFALTEALAIFALLISLIILFG, encoded by the coding sequence ATGGAACTCGAAGCCGCAAAATTGATCGCCGCTGCACTCGCTCTGATGCCGATTATCGGTGTTGGTCTGGGCTTGGGCATGATCTTCTCCTCCTACAACGAAGCTGTAGGCCGTAACCCGGGCGCTTCCGAACTGCTGGACAAGAAATTCTTCCTGACCTTCGCTCTGACCGAAGCTCTGGCGATTTTCGCCCTGCTGATCTCGCTGATCATCCTGTTCGGCTAA
- the rsfS gene encoding ribosome silencing factor — MYILTHYENGLESPESLRDLIVESLDSDKIQDIEVIDLRNQTAIADYMIVASGTSSRHVAAACEKLRERLKGVGHNDVRMEGEKQGDWVVVDALDVIVHVFRPEVRSFYNIEKMWRSTPTPQISGVTSPLVTAR, encoded by the coding sequence CTGTACATTTTAACGCACTATGAAAATGGACTAGAAAGTCCGGAATCCCTGCGGGATCTGATTGTTGAATCTCTGGATAGCGACAAAATCCAGGACATCGAAGTCATTGACCTGCGTAACCAGACCGCGATCGCCGATTATATGATCGTCGCATCCGGCACCTCCTCGCGCCACGTTGCCGCGGCGTGCGAGAAATTGCGTGAACGTCTGAAAGGTGTTGGCCACAACGACGTGCGCATGGAAGGTGAAAAGCAAGGCGACTGGGTTGTTGTTGATGCGCTGGACGTGATCGTTCACGTATTCCGCCCGGAAGTTCGCAGCTTCTACAACATCGAAAAAATGTGGCGGTCAACACCGACACCACAAATCAGCGGCGTGACAAGCCCGCTGGTCACCGCGCGCTGA